The genomic interval GGAGGTTTGATGATGTCGATGCTTCGGAAACTGAACGGCATGGAAGCTGCTGTGATCGGCGGCGCGCTCCTGATGACGCTCGCTCCGCTGGTGCCGTACGCGATGCTCGGCTGATCTTCGGCGACAGCAACGTGACCGATCGAACGCGAGCCCAGCCATGGTCGCGGGGCCTGCCGGCGATGCCGGCGGGCCCTCGACTCTGAGGTGGGTCTTTTTGTGTGGTTCGGCTGCTACGCCGAACGTTATTCGATCGTCAGCTCGCCTTGCCGGACAGCGTCTGCACCAGCGCGATGAACTGACTCGCCAGCGGATTGTTGGCGCCGGTCGTTAGCGCGTAGACATCGGCTGAAATCGGCGGTCCGGCGATCGGCCGATACACCACGTCCTGATGCGCCAGCTTGCTGACGAATTCCGGGATGATGGCGATGCCGAGACCCGCAGCGACCAGGCTCGTCAGCGATGCCGACTCGATCGCCTGATGAGTGACGCGCGGCGCATAGCCTGCCTCGAAGCAGCACTGCCACAGATACTTGGCAAATAGCGAATCCTCCAGCCGCAGAAACACGAAGCTCTCGTCCCGGAGATCCGCCAGCGTCACCTTCCTGGCCGATAGCGCGTGGCCTTTCGGCAGCACCAGCCGGACCGATTCCCGCCACGCCAGTTCGCTGGTGATCTCGGCATCCTGCGGCGGACAGCGCAGGAAGCTCACATCGGTCTGGCCGGATTTCAGTGCTGCGACCTGCCGGTCGGGCGACATCTCGTGGATGCGGAGATCGACGTTCGGGTAGTTGAGCGCAAACTGCTGGATCGCTCGCCCGAGCGGGCCGGTGAGCACTGATCCGGTCAGCCCGACATTGAGAATGCCGGCGGTGCCGGCGCCGATCGAGCGGGCGCGCTGCACGGCGGTTTCGGCCCGCTCCAGAATCGCGAGCGCCTGCTTCAGAAAATCCTCGCCGGCCCGGGTCAGCGCGACGCGGCGTGTGGTCCGTTCGAACAGCGGGGTGCCGATCTCGGCCTCCAAATCCCTGATCTGCTGGCTGAGTGGCGGCTGCGCCACGCCGAGGCTGTCGGCAGCCGCGGTGAAATTCAGGTGCCGCGCCACGGCGGCGAAATAGCGGAGATGGCGGATTTCCATCCCTCAATCATATGTCAAACGTATCAATCGAGACACATGAAATATTTGACGTCTAGAAACTCAGCAGTGATTGTTTCGCAGGCTCCAAATCCCGGGAACATTCCGATGACGCGGTTTTTCAGGTCGCTGTTTGGGCAGGTGGTCGCCGCCCTCGTGCTTGGTGTGGCCCTCGGTGCGTTGTGGCCTGAGGTCGGGGTCGCGCTGAAGCCGCTCGGCGACCTGTTCATCAAACTGATCAAGTTCGCGATCGCCCCGCTGGTGTTCGGCGTGGTGGTCAACGGCATCGTCGGCGCCGGCGACCTGAAAAAGGTCGGGCGGGTCGGGCTGAAATCGCTGATCTACTTCGAAGCCGTGACGACCGTCGCGCTCGCGCTCGGTATCGTGCTGGCCTACGTGTTCCAGCCGGGCGCCGGCATGAACGTCAACACCGCGACGCTCGATGGCTCGGCACTCGCCGGCTACAGCAGTCACGTCAAGGAAGTCACCGGCTTCACCGACTTCATCATGCGGCTGGTGCCCACCACCTTCATCGACGCGTTTGCCAAGGGCGACGTGCTGCAGGTGCTGATCATCGCGATCCTGTTCGGCGCCGGGCTGTCGCTGCTCGGCGAGCGGGGCAAGCCCTTGGCCGACAGCATCGAGCGCATCACGGAGGTGCTGTTCAAGATCATCGGCATCATCGTCAAGCTGGCGCCGCTCGGCGTGCTCGGCGCGGTGTCGTTCACGGTCGCCAAATACGGAATCGGCTCGCTCAAGCAGCTCGGCCTGTTGGTCGGCCTGTTCTATGCCGGCGTCGCGCTGTTCGTGTTCGTGATCCTCGGCAGCATCATGCGGCTGGCGGGCTTCAGCCTGTTCAAGCTGCTGGCTTACTTGCGCGAAGAACTGACGGTGGTGGCCGGCACCGCCTCATCCGACAGCGTGCTGCCGCAGGTGATGCGCAAGCTGGAGCGGCTCGGCATCAAGGACTCCACGGTCGGTCTGGTGATTCCGACCGGCTACTCGTTCAACCTCGATGCGTTCTCGCTGTATCTGACGCTGGCGACGGTGTTCATCGCCCAGGCCACCAATACGCCGCTGTCGTTCGGCCATCTATTGGTGATCCTCGGCATCGCGCTGCTGACCTCCAAGGGCGCCCACGGCGTTCCCGGCTCGGCGATCGTGGTGCTGGCCGCGACGCTGTCGGCGGTGCCGGATATTCCGCTGATCGGGCTCGTGCTGGTGCTGTCGGTCGACTGGTTCGTCGGCATTGCCCGGGCACTCGGCAATCTGGTCGGCAACTGCGTAGCGACCGTGGTGATCGCCGCATGGGAGGGCGATATCGACCGCGCCCAGGCAAAACGCGTGCTGAACGGCGAGGTCACCACCGACACCGCCGCAATCCTCGACGCGCCGATCGCCGAAGCCTCTGCCTGACCGCCCAGCCTGATACCAAGAAACGCAGGGAGACCGCGATGAACGCCCCGATCTACAACCCGGCTTGCGGCGGGCTGCCGCCGCAGAGCACGCTGCACACCGGCCGCGCGGTGTTCACCGAGGCCTATGCGGTGATCCCGCACGGCGTGATGAGCGATATCGTCACCAGCCTGCTGCCCGGCTGGACCAATACCCGCGTCTGGATTCTGGCGCGGCCGCTGTCCGGTTTCGCCGAGACCTTCGCGCAATATCTGGTGGAGGTCGCGCCCGGCGGCGGCAGCGACCATCCGGAGCCGGATCCGCAGGGCGAAGGCGTCGTCTTCGTGGTCGGCGGCGCGCCGAGCCTCGAGCTCGGCGGCAAGTGCCACGCGCTGCGCCCCGGCAGCTACGCCTATCTGCCGCCCGGCTGCGGCTGGCGGTTGCATAACGCTGGCTCCGAGCCGGCGCGCTTCCACTGGATTCGCAAGGCCTACGAACCTGTCCATGGTCTTGCTGCGCCGGATGCCTTCGTCACCCATGAGCCCGAGATCGAGCCCGCCGGCATGACCGGCACCGGCGGCACCTGGGCGACGACGCGGTTCGTTTCCCCGGAGGATCTGCGCCACGACATGCACGTCAACATCGTCACGTTGCAGGCCGGCGCCTCGATTCCGTTCGAGGAAACCCATGTGATGGAGCACGGGCTGTTCGTGCTCGAAGGCAAGGCGGTGTATCGGCTCAACCGCGACTGGGTCGAAGTCGAGGCCGGCGACTTCATGTGGCTGCGCGCGTTCTGCCCGCAGGCCTGCTACGCCGGCGGTCCCGGCCGCTTCCGCTATCTGCTGTACAAGGACGTCAACCGTCACCCGGCGCTCGGCCGCCGCGGGCTCGGACGATGACTGCGACCGCGCGAAAAATCGTGGCGCAGCCGCTGACGGCGGCGGCGTTCGCGCCGTTCGGGCAGGTGATCGATACGGCGCAGGCCTCTTCGCGTCCGATGAATGCCGGCATGGCAAGGCGCTTCCACGACCTCGCCGAGATCGAGGTGATCGGCGACGGCGCGCGCGTGGTGGTCGGCTTGGTCGAGGCGCAGCCTTACGCGATGCCGCTCTGGCTCAACCTGGTCGAGCGCCATCCGCTCGGCGCCCAGGCGTTCGTGCCGCTGAACACCGCGCCGTTTCTGGTGGTGGTCTGCCCGGATGAAGCCGGCAAGCCCGGCGCGCCGCAGGCCTTCGTCACCGCCCCGCATCAGGGCATCTGCTACGCCCGCAACATCTGGCACAGCGTGCTGACGCCGTTCGGCGCCGCGCAGGATTTCGTGGTGATCGACCGCAGCGGGCCGGGCGTGAATCTGGAAGAGCACGTGTTCGACGAACCGTGGATCGTGCACCTGCCGACCTGCCATTGACGCTGCGGCTCTGCAACGAGCCGCGCCGGACGTCACGTCGCTGGCGGCTAGCGTATGTCTGGCTTCGACAGAATCAGGACTGCGCTTCTGAGCGGTCGTTAGCTTGCAGAACCGCATGGTTCGAGACGGCGCTTCGATCTGACGCGGAACTGCTCTACGGCCGCTCAAACGTGATGCTGTAGCCGAACGCGTTGCCGGTGCAGCGCAGCTCCCGAAATCCCGCAGCCGAAACCCGCTCGCGCACGCGGCGGCGGGAGACGTAGTGCGGATCGAACACGCTCTCGGCGACCAGTAGTCGGCCGCCGGGGCGCAGCATGCGATGCACCGACGGAAAGATTTCGGGGCCGCGCGGAAATTCGCCGAGTGCCATCACCATCACGGCGGCATCGAGCGAGCCCGCCGCGACGGCTGCTTGCCGCACGTCGGCGCGGAGCGGGCGGATGTTGGTCAGCGCTTCGGCCTCAGCCTTGGCGGCCACCTTCGCCAGCATGCCGTCCTGAATGTCGAGCGCGGTCACTTGGCCGCCTGGTCCGACAGCGCGCGCCAGCGGAAGCGTCACCCGTCCGGGGCCGCAGCCGATGTCGATCGCATGGTCGCCCGACCGCAGCTGTAATTGAGCCACGACCTGTTCGGAGCGCGTGGCGCGCGCCAGCGGGTTCTCCATCTCCACCAGCCAGGCGATCTCCGACGGGCAAGGCAGCACCGTCCGCCTGGACGCCATCCGCCAGCCCACCCAGAGGGCCAGCAGCACCAGCAGAACAAGAAAACCCGACATCACCGATCCGTTCGCACGCGCATTCGAACGCAGCAGTGCAGCCTGCGGGAGGCGGTGTAAAGCGGGCAGGGCAGGTGTGATGACGGGGGGCGACGAGATGACGTCCGGCCGAGGGCTACGGATCCAGCTCGGTGTCCCAGTACAAGTAATCGAGCCAGCTCTCGTGCAGATAGTTCGGCGGGAACAGTCGGCCGTTGCGATGGAGCTGATGCACCGTCGGGGCGAATGCGGTCTGGCGCGGAAACATCTTGGCCTGTTCGGGCGTCAGATTGCCCTTGCGCAAGTTGCACGGCGAGCAGGCGGCGACGACGTTTTCCCAGGTGGTCTGGCCGCCCTTGGAGCGCGGGATGATGTGATCGAAGGTGAGATCTTCGGGGGCGCCGCAATACTGGCAGACGAACCGATCGCGCAGGAACACGTTGAACCGGGTGAAGGCCGGATGCGTGGTCGGTTTGACGAAGGATTTCAGAGAGACGACGCTGGGAAGCCGAAACTCGTGGTTCGGACTATGCACCGCGCGGTCGTAATGGGCGACAATATTGACGCGATCAAGGAACACCGCTTTGACCGCGTCCTGCCACGACCAAAGCGACAACGGATAGTAGCTGAGCGGCCGGAAGTCCGCGTTGAGCACCAGCACCGGCCAACCGCCATGTGAGACATGCGCGTTCAAGAAACGCTCCTGACCCCCGTCGATCGACGCTGCGAAGCAGCATGCGAAGGCATACTACAGTCAGCGTGACGGGCTTGTGAAGGGCGATGCAGAAATGTCTCTCCCGCAGGGCGGGATTTCAGCCCAAGCTGGAGCGCATAAGCAGCAGACGTATTCCAGAAACCCGTCGCTTTAGAGGTGTTTGTTCCATTTTTACCCGCCGCGTTGACGGGGCCGCGGCGGCCTAGCAGATTGCCCAGTGACAGTTCCCGTAAATCCGCCAACCTAAGTGAGGAGGCGTCATGTCCAGCGCAGCAACCGCATCGATCAAAGCCGTCGCAGAAGCACCCGCCCACCGTCCCGGCCGCGGCCGGGTGTACGAGTCGATCGCCGATGCTTACGGCGATACGCCGCTGGTACGTCTGAACCGGCTGCCGCAGCAGCACGGCGTCAACGCGACCATCTATGCCAAGCTCGAGTACTTCAATCCGGCGAGCAGCGTGAAG from Rhodopseudomonas palustris carries:
- a CDS encoding LysR family transcriptional regulator, translating into MEIRHLRYFAAVARHLNFTAAADSLGVAQPPLSQQIRDLEAEIGTPLFERTTRRVALTRAGEDFLKQALAILERAETAVQRARSIGAGTAGILNVGLTGSVLTGPLGRAIQQFALNYPNVDLRIHEMSPDRQVAALKSGQTDVSFLRCPPQDAEITSELAWRESVRLVLPKGHALSARKVTLADLRDESFVFLRLEDSLFAKYLWQCCFEAGYAPRVTHQAIESASLTSLVAAGLGIAIIPEFVSKLAHQDVVYRPIAGPPISADVYALTTGANNPLASQFIALVQTLSGKAS
- a CDS encoding dicarboxylate/amino acid:cation symporter gives rise to the protein MTRFFRSLFGQVVAALVLGVALGALWPEVGVALKPLGDLFIKLIKFAIAPLVFGVVVNGIVGAGDLKKVGRVGLKSLIYFEAVTTVALALGIVLAYVFQPGAGMNVNTATLDGSALAGYSSHVKEVTGFTDFIMRLVPTTFIDAFAKGDVLQVLIIAILFGAGLSLLGERGKPLADSIERITEVLFKIIGIIVKLAPLGVLGAVSFTVAKYGIGSLKQLGLLVGLFYAGVALFVFVILGSIMRLAGFSLFKLLAYLREELTVVAGTASSDSVLPQVMRKLERLGIKDSTVGLVIPTGYSFNLDAFSLYLTLATVFIAQATNTPLSFGHLLVILGIALLTSKGAHGVPGSAIVVLAATLSAVPDIPLIGLVLVLSVDWFVGIARALGNLVGNCVATVVIAAWEGDIDRAQAKRVLNGEVTTDTAAILDAPIAEASA
- a CDS encoding bifunctional allantoicase/(S)-ureidoglycine aminohydrolase, giving the protein MNAPIYNPACGGLPPQSTLHTGRAVFTEAYAVIPHGVMSDIVTSLLPGWTNTRVWILARPLSGFAETFAQYLVEVAPGGGSDHPEPDPQGEGVVFVVGGAPSLELGGKCHALRPGSYAYLPPGCGWRLHNAGSEPARFHWIRKAYEPVHGLAAPDAFVTHEPEIEPAGMTGTGGTWATTRFVSPEDLRHDMHVNIVTLQAGASIPFEETHVMEHGLFVLEGKAVYRLNRDWVEVEAGDFMWLRAFCPQACYAGGPGRFRYLLYKDVNRHPALGRRGLGR
- a CDS encoding HNH endonuclease gives rise to the protein MNAHVSHGGWPVLVLNADFRPLSYYPLSLWSWQDAVKAVFLDRVNIVAHYDRAVHSPNHEFRLPSVVSLKSFVKPTTHPAFTRFNVFLRDRFVCQYCGAPEDLTFDHIIPRSKGGQTTWENVVAACSPCNLRKGNLTPEQAKMFPRQTAFAPTVHQLHRNGRLFPPNYLHESWLDYLYWDTELDP
- a CDS encoding class I SAM-dependent methyltransferase, whose amino-acid sequence is MSGFLVLLVLLALWVGWRMASRRTVLPCPSEIAWLVEMENPLARATRSEQVVAQLQLRSGDHAIDIGCGPGRVTLPLARAVGPGGQVTALDIQDGMLAKVAAKAEAEALTNIRPLRADVRQAAVAAGSLDAAVMVMALGEFPRGPEIFPSVHRMLRPGGRLLVAESVFDPHYVSRRRVRERVSAAGFRELRCTGNAFGYSITFERP
- a CDS encoding ureidoglycolate lyase, whose protein sequence is MTATARKIVAQPLTAAAFAPFGQVIDTAQASSRPMNAGMARRFHDLAEIEVIGDGARVVVGLVEAQPYAMPLWLNLVERHPLGAQAFVPLNTAPFLVVVCPDEAGKPGAPQAFVTAPHQGICYARNIWHSVLTPFGAAQDFVVIDRSGPGVNLEEHVFDEPWIVHLPTCH